ggcgtgcagccagacagacagacagagagacgagggcgtggagccagacagacagacagacagagagacgagggcgtggagccagacagacagacagagagagacgagggcgtggagccagacagacagacagagagacgagggcgtggagccagacagacagacagagagacgagggcgtggagccagacagacagacagacgagggcgtggagccagacagagagacgagggcgtggagccagacagacagacagagagacgagggcgtggagccagacagacagacagagagacgagggcgtggagccagacagacagacagagagacgagggcgtggagccagacagacagacagagagacgagggcgtggagccagacagacagacagagagacgagggcgtggagccagagagacagagagacgagggcgtggagccagacagacagccttTAAACCCATACCGCTTCATCACCCCCTGAAAACCCTTAccaatactacacacacacacacacttgagaaCAAAGAAGAATTCTAGAACACAGAAATGGAACAATTCTccagaaatagacagacagagagagagacgagggcgtggagccagacagagagacgagggcgtggagccagacagagagacgagggcgtggagccagacagagagacgagggcgtggagccagacagagagacagacagagagacgagggcgtggagccagacagacagacagagagacgagggcgtggagccagacagacagacgagggcgtggagccagacagacagacgagggcgtggagccagacagacagacgagggcgtgcagccagacagacagacagagagacgagggcgtggagccagacagacagacagacagagagacgagggcgtggagccagacagacagacagagagacgagggcgtggagccagacagacagagagagacgagggcgtggagccagacagacagacagagagacgagggcgtggagccagacagacagacagagagacgagggcgtggagccagacagacagacagacgagggcgtggagccagacagagagacgagggcgtggagccagacagacagacagagagacgagggcgtggagccagacagacagacagagagacgagggcgtggagccagacagacagacagagagacgagggcgtggagccagacagacagacagagagacgagggcgtggagccagacagacagacagagagacgagggcgtggagccagacagacagacagagagacgagggcgtggagccagacagacagacagagagacgagggcgtggagccagacagacagacagagagatgagggcgtggagccagacagacagagagatgagggcagggagccagacagagagagagatgagggcaAGGagccagacagatagagagatgagggcagggagccagacagagagagagatgagggcagggagctagacagagaggagggtgtggAGACATAACTCACGTTTTGGCTGTGACATCTACATATTGTCCTGGACGGAAGTGTGCTGCATAGAGAGGAGTCCCTTGagtggagacacacagagagagatagggtttAACAGTGTAGTTGGATTCAGTACCTAGTTTGATGATggcagtgtgtttatgtgtgtgcgtgttttcgTATAGTctctgtgtgtatatggtgtgagTGGATCACAAGCGGCATGaatagaatggtatcaaacacgtttTCCATATATTCCTGGCAtcattatgagccatcctccacTCACTAGTTTCCTATGGTGTGTACCTGgtttgatgatggtggtggtgtgtgtatgtacctggtttgatgatggtggtggtgtgggtgtgtatgtacctggtttgatgatgatggtgtgtgtgtgtgtgtatgtacctggttttgatgatgatggtgtgtgtgtgtatgtacctggtttgatggtggtgatgtgtgtatgtacctggtttgatggtggtggtgtgtgtgtgtgtgtatgtacctggttttgatgatgatggtgtgtgtgtgtgtgtatgtacctggtttgatggtggtggtgtgtgtatgtacctggtttgatggtggtggtgtgtgtgtgtgtgtatgtacctggtttgatgatgatggtgtgtgtgtgtgtgtatgtacctggttttgatgatgatggtgtgtgtgtgtgtgtatgtacctggtttgatggtggtggtgtgtgtatgtacctggtttgatggtggtggtgtgtgtgtgtgtgtatgtacctggtttgatggtggtggtgtgtgtgtgtgtgtgtatgtacctggtttgatggtggtggtgtgtgtgtgtgtttatgtacctGGTTTGatgatggtggtgtgtgtgtgtgtgtatgtacctggtttgatggtggtggtgtgtgtgtgtgtgtatgtacctggtttgatggtggtggtgtgtgtgtgtgtgtacctggtttgatgatggtggtgtgtgtgtgtgtgtatgtacctggtttgatggtggtggtgtgtgtgtgtgtgtgtgtgtatgtacctggtttgatggtggtggtgtgtgtgtgtgtgtgtgtatgtacctggtttgatggtggtggtgtgtgtgtgtgtgtgtgtgtgtgtgtgtgtatgtacctggtttgatggtggtggtgtgtgtgtacctgatttgatgatggtggtgtgtatgtacctggtttgatgatggtgtgtgtatatacctggtttgatgatgatgatgatgtgtataTACTGGTTTGATGATGTGTACGTGCCTGGTTTGACGATGGTGTGTGTACGTGCCTGGTTTGACGATGGTGTGTGTACGTGCCTGGTTTGAcgatggtgtgtgtatgtacctggttTGACGATGGTGGTGTGTATGTACCTGGTTTGacgatggtggtgtgtgtgtatgtacctggtttgacgatggtggtgtgtgtgtatgtacctggttTGACGATGGTGGTGTGTATGTACCTGGTTTGACGATGGTGTGTGTACGTGCCTGGTTTGAcgatggtgtgtgtatgtacctggttTGACGATGGTGGTGTGTATGTACCTGGTTTGACGATGGTGGTGTGTATGTACCTGGTTTGACGATGGTGGTGTGTATGTACCTGGTTTGACGATGGTGTGTGTACGTGCCTGGTTTGAcgatggtgtgtgtatgtacctggttTGACGATGGTGGTGTGTATGTACCTGGTTTGACGATGGTGTGTGTACGTGCCTGGTTTGACGATGGTGTGTGTACGTGCCTGGTTTGAcgatggtgtgtgtatgtacctggttTGACGATGGTGGTGTGTATGTACCTGGTTTGacgatggtggtgtgtgtgtatgtacctggtttgacgatggtggtgtgtgtgtatgtacctggttTGACGATGGTGGTGTGTATGTACCTGGTTTGACGATGGTGGTGTGTATGTACCTGGTTTGACGATGGTGGTGTGTATGTACCTGGTTTGACGATGGTGGTGTGTATGTACCTGGTTTGATGATGGTGGTGTGTATGTACCTGGTTTGATgatggtgtgtgtatatacctggtttgatgatgattatgatgatgtgTATATACTGGTTTGATGATGTGTACGTGCCTGGTTTGACGATGGTGTGTGTACGTGCCTGGTTTGACGATGGTGTGTGTACGTGCCTGGTTTGAcgatggtgtgtgtatgtacctggtttgatgatggtgtgtgtatgtacctggtttgatgatggtgtgtgtatgtacctggttTGATGATGGCATTGTCAGAGACTTTAAAGGTGGTGACTTTCTGTTTAGGAGGAACTCCAGCCAACCTAaacatctccatctcttcatctgtcTTCTACagggcgagcgagcgagagtAAGAGGGGAAAGGGTAAATGAACTACTTTATACACTATGGCTTTAAACAGTGTGCCTTCGAACTTACGTAGAAGGGCGATGCGTTCTTCCCTCCCACCATTAGGGCAGCAGTGTGTCCATCGTACTCCTCTTTAGACAGGTAATTCAACACATGGCAATCCTgcacctacaacacacacaccaccacctgtgactttgatttgattgtgtgtgtgagattgtgaCCGTGTGGTGTCATGTGTGTTACCTGCAGCATGGTCACCacgtgtctctctcctgttttggTCCAGACTGGGGCCATGCCCAACTTCACTGCAACCAGCCCTACTCGACGACTCTCTGGATTAATACACACATTAATGCTCCCACCCACCCAAGCACAAATGAAAACCAATAACCATCACACaccacacagtaaacacacacaccctttgtCCATTCTTGTCTGGGCCAGGGCTCATCCTTCAGTGGGTGGAGCTTAGCAGCTATCTGTCGATTATACTCCTCTCCCAGACTCTTCCTGGAAAATAAGCAAGAACGCAATTCATTCAATACTTATTACATATATTTTACAGTACTTCCGATGCATTGGTGGAATACACCCACATGACCAACCTCATATATGATTTATTATCCTCCGTCAGATGCTCCTCCCACCATGTTGTGGTCTTCACTGTCCGAACACTCTGAAAGAGACAGCtgtagacagagaaagagatgaatAGGTATGATACATTTACTTTTATTGGTTTTGGTTAGAAAGGGGTAAGATATAGCAGTTGGAtagctaggtaacgttaactTGATAACCCCAAAGCCGATTTGTCTATAAACTACTTCCGAGGTAGCTAACGTTAATTTAAGTCATTTGAGTGAACTAGTTAGCTAACCCTTTCACTTGGGATTTCGTAGGCAGCGGCTCTGTTGGCTGTCACATCAGCTGAGTATTTAACTTTGGGACACAACATTGGGAGTCCCGATGCTGAGTCCTAAACCTAAGTTAAAGTAACTTACTAACGTTCTCTAGAACTACAaagctaactaacgttaactGACTAAAACTACAGTTTCTAGTTGCCAGCTAGCCGTCTTTCACAAAAACAGCAATGCTAACTAACTACctttcacaacaactaccgtaTCGTTAGCTAAAGTAGAGCCtgcaggtaacgttagctagctactgtagtgcGTCAACGTTACCTGTCCGCTGCTGCTACCGCTCCGGTTCGTCCCGCTAGCACACGTGCTCCTCTGTAGAGAAGATGTCGGCAGGTCCACGCGGCCATTCTTTAATTATTTCACTCACGAGGCTAACGTTACCGAAAAAAACTCAAATGTGGAAAAATGCTTCAATTTAGCAGCAATCCCATGACTTCATGCCTGTGCTCTGCTGTGGAATGTCACCCTGAGGGTTTCCGGTACGGCTCGGAAATAATTCCGCAGGTGCTCGGAAATGTAGTTCCGCTTCGTCGATTGGACTAATTCAGTCCATTCAAATCAACATTATGGGGAACAATttaaacaactgggaactctggaaaacaATATataatcatgatgacgtcagtgatcttcaggtcgtagctctaaaAAGAGACCCACgttccgagttggatgaaagttcaaaacgtattttcccagtcgt
The DNA window shown above is from Oncorhynchus mykiss isolate Arlee chromosome 18, USDA_OmykA_1.1, whole genome shotgun sequence and carries:
- the mrpl3 gene encoding 39S ribosomal protein L3, mitochondrial isoform X2; amino-acid sequence: MAAWTCRHLLYRGARVLAGRTGAVAAADSCLFQSVRTVKTTTWWEEHLTEDNKSYMRKSLGEEYNRQIAAKLHPLKDEPWPRQEWTKGLVAVKLGMAPVWTKTGERHVVTMLQVQDCHVLNYLSKEEYDGHTAALMVGGKNASPFYKTDEEMEMFRLAGVPPKQKVTTFKVSDNAIIKPGTPLYAAHFRPGQYVDVTAKTIGKGFQGVMKRYGFKGQPASHGQTKTHRRPGASGPGGDPAKVFKGKKMPGMMGNVFDTAHGLKVWRVNTRYNVIYVHGSVPGHKNCLLKVRDTNLPTYVEKNINPPFPTFFCEEDEQLPEDLYDEDLFIHTQPSLTL
- the mrpl3 gene encoding 39S ribosomal protein L3, mitochondrial isoform X1 is translated as MAAWTCRHLLYRGARVLAGRTGAVAAADSCLFQSVRTVKTTTWWEEHLTEDNKSYMRKSLGEEYNRQIAAKLHPLKDEPWPRQEWTKESRRVGLVAVKLGMAPVWTKTGERHVVTMLQVQDCHVLNYLSKEEYDGHTAALMVGGKNASPFYKTDEEMEMFRLAGVPPKQKVTTFKVSDNAIIKPGTPLYAAHFRPGQYVDVTAKTIGKGFQGVMKRYGFKGQPASHGQTKTHRRPGASGPGGDPAKVFKGKKMPGMMGNVFDTAHGLKVWRVNTRYNVIYVHGSVPGHKNCLLKVRDTNLPTYVEKNINPPFPTFFCEEDEQLPEDLYDEDLFIHTQPSLTL